Genomic segment of Ignavibacteriales bacterium:
GCCATACAAAACAAGTGTTCGTACAATCGTATGTTGAATCGTCGCACTTCGGATCGCATTCTCGCTGGCGAGTTTCGTCTTACCATAATATCCTAGAGGATGAGGCTTCGCTGTTTCATCGTACGGACCGTTTTTACCGTCGAATATATAATCTGTAGAAACATGAATAAGTTGAGCAGCAACCTTACGCGATGCATCTGCAAGATTTTCAACGGCAGTGACATTGACTTTCCATGCCTCTTCACGGTTCGATTCGCACCAATCGACATTGGTGGCGCCTGCTGCATTTAAAATTACATTCGGCTGGAAACTCGATATAAGGCTTTTCACATCACTGCGATTCGTTATATCGAGCTGGTTGTAATCAAATAATTTGTTGTCGAACACATACGAGCGTTCAACTGAGGTGTTTAAAACTTCATAATCATTTTGTGTGCTCAGCATGAGTGAAAGACGCTGGCCGAGTAATCCGTTTGCGCCGCAGATTAGAATACGTTTCATCGAAGACTTTCTTCCAATGCAGTCGCCGCATCTGATTTGCTGTCACGATACTTTATAATGATTGGTGTAGAGAGCGCGAGATGATTATTTTTTGCAAAGGGCGTATCGATGGCGCGGCTGCCGGGAACGACGACTGCACTTTCAGGAATGATGAGAGGTGCATCTTTTGTCCGGCGATAAATAGTTTCATTCACTAAATCATAGACAGGAGTGGAGCCAGTGAGAATCACACCCGCGGCAATAACTGCTCGTTGTTTGATAATGGTACCTTCAAAAATGCCAGTGTTCCCGCCGATGAACACATCATCTTCAACGATAACGGGCAGTTCGCCGATCGGTTCCATCATACCGCCTAGTTGTGCGGCGGCGCTTACGTGAACGTGCTTGCCAATTTGTACGCATGATCCGACCAGCGAGTGAGAATCAATCATAGTGTCACTATCCACATACGCGCCCACATTAATGTACGCTGGAGGCATAATCACCACACCCGGTGCCACGTACGCTCCATCGCGAATAGATGATCCTCCTGGCACGATTCGCACTTGATGTTCGAGCGTAAGTTTCTTGAGCGGATATGTACTCTTGTCAAAAAATTTAAAATGCTCGTTTATTGATACATCTGCAAGTTCACCAAGCCGGAAGCCGAGCAAAATTCCTTTCTTCACCCAGTCATGAACAATCCATCCAGATTTATTTTTTTCGTTCACTGAAGGTGATGCAGCACGGATATCTCCGTTGTTCAAAAAGAATTTAAACTCATTGAAAGTCTGAATCGCCTCATGCCGGTCTATTTTGTCAATATCTTGCGGATAGTATAATTCAATTCGCTCTTTGAGAATCATAGTACCAATCTCCTCGGCTACCGAATGCCGTTGGTGTTCTTTCCATTCGTTGCCGGTTTAGAAGGAATAATTCCAAGTTGTTCCAATTTCACGCGCAATCCTTCCAGCTCCTTTGTACCTTTGAATGTTGCATTCAGAGCGGCGGTTTTATTTGCAAACTCTGCAGCAATAAAACTGTCTTTGGACTTTAGATATTGATATAAAAATGCCGCACCGAATACATCGCCGCATCCAGTCGCATCTATTGCAGTGCCGAAAGAAACACCGACTATGTCCTTGTGCGTCAGTTTCTTATGGATATCCTGTACAATCACAGTTACTCCGCGCTCGCTTCGTGTAATGAGAAGTGTCTCGACCATGAGTGGCATCATATGATTGGTAAGCGTTTTCTCGTCGTATCGCTCTGCTGATAATCCGAGCGCTTCTTCTTCACTCATCTGAATCGAATTCAGCATGAAGCACCATCGCCGCCAATCGGTAATGGGACGGCGGAAGCGCTTAAATTCCTGGTCTGTACCAAGTGTGAGTGAATGGAAATCAAAATGGATCGGAATACCTTGCTCGCGAGTTTCCATCCGAATATATCCCAGCGTTTCAAGTGTGATGTCCGCTCCCGAAATCATATTAATCAGCACACCATCACCATCTAAGTACGGTTTGATGCGATTGAATGGAATCGGGGCAGAAATATTTTTTGAACATTCAATTCGTGTCTGACCGTCATTCTGATAGAAGAGCTGTACCTGATTCGTGGGACCTTTGAATTTAAAAATCCCGCTTACATCAATATTTTTGTACGGTTTTAATTGTTCCATCAATGCTTCATAGTCAGCTTGTCCAACTCCAAAAACCGGCTGAATACAGTCCCTTTCACTCATCAAATTGGCAAGAGTAAGTAATGTGAACATTATTCCGCCAAATGATTCCTCTTGTATATCTTTTTCGCCGGGTAAATGGACGATGTCTTTGCAGAGATGTCCGATAATTGTGATGGTCATTTATACTCTTCGTGTTGGTCCAAGATCCGTGAGCGCTAATTCGTTTATACGCCAAAGTGCCTGACATGGAAAACGATTTTCGTACAATGGCTTCCCAATAACGACCGAATCAACGCCGTATTTTTCCAGTTCCTGAATGCGCATAAGATCTTTATAGTCGGAAACGCCTCCGCGGGCTGTGATTCGAACTCTGGTCTTTATCGCAAGTTCCTTCAGTGTATCGTATGGCAATGATTTGTCCATATCACCGTCTTCACGCTCACCGTAGAGAATTCGTGATACACCGATGCGCACCATTTTCAATGCAAGCTCAAGCGGCGAGATTTCTGTTGGCGTTGCGCCGCCTTTGATGGAGACTTTTCCACCTTCCGAGATGATAGCAATGTCAATTTTCCGAGTGCCGAATTCTTTTAATAGGCGCTCGATTAAACCAGGCTGTTCCACGGCTGCAGTAGCAATTGAGACGCGGTAAACACCGAGGTCTAGTACTTTTTTAATTTCCTCATACGATCGTAATCCGCCGCCCATTTGAATGGGGATATCAACCGCTTTCACCATTCTCCGGATCACATCTTCGTTCACAATTCGTCCTTCAGCAATTCCATCCAAATCGACCACGTGAAGTGTCTTGGCGTTCTCACCTCGCCACATCACAGCCAATTGAACCGGATCGACAGAGTATATATGTTCTGATCCCGAAATGCCATGAACAAATTCGACACAGCATTTGTGACTGATTTCGATTGCAGGATAAATAAGTGTCATCTTATCGCTTTTCTTAAAAAAACTTTCCAACTATCAAGGAAAAACGGTTATAGAATTAAAATGCAGAAAAAATCGGCGATATTCAAGAAACATAATTAACGTAAAAAAGAATATCAAAAAATATTCAATTGTGCCGATAGTAGCAATTCAGAAGATGAAAGTTTGCACCTCCATCAAAAACATTGTATTTTCTCCACGGCATGCTTATTCCTCAAAAAATACTCATCATTCGATTCAGCTCCATAGGCGATATTGTACTCGCTGCGCCGTTACTACGCGTGCTTCACTCTCGCTTACCAACTTCTCAGATAGATTTTGTGGTGCGGAAGGAATACGCTGAACTCGTCCGACATAATAAAAATCTCAATCACATATATGAATTTGATGCAAAGACTGGATTGTCCGGGCTGCGTAAGCTTAAACATCAACTTCGTGCGGGGCACTACGATCTTGTCATAGATATCCATAATAGTTTACGAAGTCGGTATCTTCGATGGATACTGGGGGCGAATGATATTGTCGTTATCTATAAGCGGATAGTTGCTAGAATGTTACTCATTCGATTGAAAAAGAATTTCTATCGAAGTGTGGTCTCGGTTGTCGATCGATACATAGAGCCTGTACAAAAGTATGGGATTGAAAATGATGGTAAAGGTCTTGAGTTGTATATTTCAGATGAGATCCGTGCCCAAGCGGCAGCCAAAATGAAAAAGATGGAAATTCATCAGTCTGGCACGATGATCGGCTTTTGTCCTTCAGCAAAGCACACAACCAAGTGCTGGCCGCAAGAGCGTTTCGAAAAATTGGGTATTAAGTTATCGAAGGATTTTAACGCAAAGATACTTCTCTTTGGCGGATCTCAAGATAAAGAAAAATGTTCTTCCATCGCTTATGTAATAAATTCATTAGGGGGGGAAGGCAGTGCAACAGATCTCAGCGGTGAATTATCGCTGCTGGAAAGCGCGGTTGTGATGGAAGCATGCACTCTCATCGTGACGAACGATTCTGGTCTGATGCATATTGCATCTGCAATGAAGAAAAAGGTAGTAGCGATCTTTGGTCCGACAGTTCGTGAATTCGGCTTCTTTCCGGTAGGCAACGAACACATCGTCCTAGAACGGAAGGATTTGTATTGCAGGCCGTGTTCTCATATAGGCAGCAAAACCTGCCCTGAAGGGCATTTTCGATGCATGAAAGAAATTTCGATGGAAGAAGTAGCCGATGCGGTACAACACTTAGGCTTTCGTAAATTAAAAAAATAGTTGACACTTTGAGAAAACTTATTATATTTTTCCTTCGTATATGAAGATCCCGATAAGATGTTATTGATTTACGGGAAGGGAGTGTTCCGAGGCTTATAAGATTCAAGAAGTACCGTACATCCGCAAGGAGGCTTGAAGGATGTACACATTAACGGCATAAAATATTTTCACATCCATTTTTCACAATTCGCTATCGGAAAAAAAGCGAGAAGGCCCTCCTGCGTTCTGAAATGGAGTGCCTTAGCGTACGGTACGATGGGATAATGTGCGCAAAATATTTCTTCACTTAATTAACTACCACAAACAATATTTTTCGGGAGGATATCATGAAAACAAAGACACATGTGCTAACGGCCATGGTTGCTATATTCTGCTTGATTGGCGGAACTGCGACGGCATGGGGTCAGATTGCTGCTTGGGATTTTACAGGTGCGGGAACCACCTCGCTTCCAACATATGCGGCGACGACATTTGATGCTCATTTAGTTTCAACTTCAGGGGCGAACAATATTACTCGCGGAGCTGCCGCGTCTTGGAGTAACGCGAGTAATTCTTTCAGAACCACGGGATTCAAAAATGAAGGCATTTCTTCTTCGAACACAGATTATTTTCAAATCACACTGACAGCTGTTTCAGGATATGCCGTTTCTCTCTTGACAATCGATGCAAAATATAGCGGTACACAAACATTTGTAGGTTCTTCAGGAGTGACATCCCAATTCGCCTATAGCGTAGATGGAACGAACTTCACCTTGATAAGTTCATCCTTCAACCTTTCTGGATCAGTTCCGTTAACGATGGCTCAAATCGATTTATCTGGAATCACTGCATTACAAAATGTTGCTGCTGGTACGACTATTACGATTCGTTATTATGCAAGCGGACAAACGACAACTGGTGGGTGGGGATTCTACTCGTCAACTTCCGGTCAAAATGGTCTTACAATTGGTGGAACTGTGACAAATTCTTCGGCTCCAGTGATATCGACTGTTGGGACACTTTCTTCCTTCGGAAATATTATTGTAGGCAATCATTCTGCAGAACAGTCTTACACAATTTCAGGAACAAATCTTACCGATGATATCATTGTCACTTCTCCAACAGATTTTGAAATTTCGCAGACAAGCGGCTCGGGATTTTCAACAAATCCAATCACATTAACTCAAGCCGGCGGGATCGTTTCGACCACAACAATTTATGTACGGTTTTCTCCTTTGAATACTGGAGTGAAGTCAGTCAATATAACAAATGCTAGTACTGGTGCGATAACACAGAATATTGCTCTTAGCGGTACGGGGATAAATATAAACACTTCTGATATTATTGAAAATACAGGTTTCACGTATCCTACAAATATTGCTTACGAGAATTACCAGGCGACGGATATAGTCGGCGGAAGCAGTGATATTGAAATTGCTCAGTTCACGATCCGTGATGGCGGTGCATCCGCTGAGAGAGATTCGTTCGGAACAATCTTAAATTCCATCACATTTAATATTACTAATTTTTCTTTTATACGGAGAATTGCTTTATATGACGGGGCAACAGAAGTTGGAACAGAAGCAGCGGGAGCTTCTTCGGTCACATTCTCCGGCTTTGCGATATCTGCAGTCGATGGAGGCACAAAGGATTTTAGCATACGAGTGAGTTTAAATACTACTGTAACCGACAATCAAAAAATTCAATTAACAGTGAGCGGTGCTGCTGCTGATTTAACCGGCTCACTGTTTGCTACTTCGAATGCGGGCGGGGCCGCAAGTTCAATTATTGGAGATAATAATAAAATTGAAGTCACTGCAACTCGGTTAGTCAATACCACAAATAAACCGCCTGCCAGTGTTTATATAAACGTGCCTTTTATTGTTGAAATAAAAGCCACGGATATAAATAATAATACGGATCTTGACGCTGTTCATTCCATAACATTAACTAGAACAACCGGAACAGGAACACTTACTTCAGCAACAAGTCTGACACAATCAATGTCATCCGGTGTTTATTCATGGTCTGACGTTGCCTATAACACTGTGGAATCATTTGTCATAACAGCCGCAGCGTCCGGATTAACGAGTGCGGTGTCAGGTAGTATTTCATGCTTGAATATTCCTGTTGCCAATCATGTCGTGATCGCTGAGATATATGGCGGTGGCGGAAATTCTGGTGCACCATATACGAACGATTATATTGTGTTATATAATCCGACTATTTCTTCGATAGATTTAACAGGTTGGTCTGTGCAATATAATTCCGCTGCATCGACGACGACGACCTGGCAGGTAACTAATTTAAGTGGAAGTATCTTGGCAAACAGTTATTACCTCATTCAAGAAGGGACCGGTGGTGCTGTTGGGACGGTACTTCCTCATACTCCAATAGTAACTGGTTCAATTAATATGAATGGCACTGCGGGAAAAGTCGTATTATCCAATTCAACGACGGCTTTTACGGTTCAGGCTCCTTCTGGATCATCGGTGATTGATTTTGTTGGTTATGGTTCTTCTGCAAATGCCTACGAAGGAACAGGGTATGCTTACGCACCAAGCAATACGTCAAGCATCAGAAGAAAAAGTAACGCAGGGACAAACGTTTATGGAAGCGCAAATGGTTATGATGGTGATGATAACTCTCTCGATTTTTACGTTGAATCAAATCTCACTGCTAATTCGCCTCTTCCCGTTGAATTGATTTCCTTTGCAGCGGTTGCTCAGAAGATGAGTGCCCAGTTGAAGTGGATCACAGCGACAGAAACAGACAACTATGGTTTTGAGATAGAAAGACGAGAGATTGGAGAAAACGGGTGGCAGAAAGTTGGGTTTGTAAGAGGAGCTGGAACCAGCAACTCCGTACACGCTTATACCTATGCAGATAGTAATCTGTCATCGGGGAAGTATGCTTATCGTCTCAAACAAATCGATAACGGCGGTGCATGTAAATATTCGAGCAGCACTGAACTCGAGATGAGCATGCCAAAAGAATTGAAACTCTTTGGCAACTTTCCGAATCCATTTAATCCATCAACCAAGGTGCAGTTTACGGTTCCTGTCAATGGCAATGTACGCCTGTGTGTATATAATGTCGTCGGTCAGGAAGTAATGACACTATTTGATGGTGTAGCTAAAGCGGGAAAACTTTATGAGACGACTTTTAACGCGTCATGTATGGCAACAGGCCTGTATTTCTGCGTATTAGAATTCGGCAATCAGCGCATCACGCACAAAATGCTGATGACGAAATAAAGAAGTCCGAATGATGTAATCGGGAATCCAGGTTGAGGAATATTTTGTAATGGATCCACACTATCAATCCACGTGGATGACTGAGAGACTCAAAAGTTTCCACCTGCAACATGGAACGGGAGTGATTACCAAACCGGAACCTTGACTAGGTTTAGATACATTTGAGGTTCAAGATGCAGGAATAGTATAAAAAAGGCTCGGAGAAATCTGAGCCTTTCTTGTTTATGGATCGATGACGGACGTTGAATCAAAATTGAATTTTCCGTACTATATATTCTAATAAATGTAGAATTCAAATGAATGGTTTCTGTAAAATCACCAAACAAAGAGTTCCGTATTTCATAGAGATGTACGATGCCTCGGTGTTTTAAGAAGCTCTTGGTGAGCCTAAATCAAATAAAGAAGAAATATTTAACCGTGGTAAACATTGGAGTGAATAACAATGAAAAGACAAATAATTACATTTGTTTTGATATTTGGATGTCTTCAACAAATTTCTTTATCTCAGACACAGAAAAGCGCAACCGATTGGTATAAAAGTGCGCTCGATAAGTATTACCATAATGACTATCAGGGAGCCATTGCCGATTACGATACGGCAATCAGTCTTAGACCGGATTTTTATTTAGCATTCAGCAGCAGGGGGCTGGCAAAGTCTAACCTTGAAGACTTTCAGGGAGCTCTTGCCGATTGCAACAAAGCAATTAAATTGAAGCCGGATTTTGCAGAAGCTTACAACAACAGAGGAATTGCAAAATCTGGTCTTGAAGACTATCAGGGAGCCATTGCCGACTGGACGAAGGCAATCAAGCTGAAGCCAGATAATGCAAGCGCCTACAACAATAGAGGGAACGCAAAGGAAAGACTTAAGGATTATCTGGGAGCCGTTCTCGATTATAATAGGGCAATCAGTATCAATCCGGATAATGCAGGTGCCTATGCCAACAGGGGGGCTTCATACTTGGGGCTTAATCTAAAGGACAAAGCACTGGAAGATTTTAATAGGGCAACAATGCGAGGTCATGATGTTCCTCAGGAGCTTTTGGATAAGTGCAAAGTAGATGTTGATACAACCAAGGGAAATGTAAGTGTTGATACAACCAAGTAAAGATGGAATAACTGAGTTTATTTTCTGGAAGGAATTCGCTGACACAAAAAACAGTATAATACATAATTTTAATTTTGTACTATTCCCTCCTAAACAAACGTACAGTTGCAAATCCTTGATTGTTAGCACAATCGAGGATTTTTCTTAATTCGTAATCATATTCAGCCTGAGAGTTTGCATTCGGTATTAAACAATATTTCTATATCCTTAGACTAAGAAGATAGCCTATAATGCAAAAATGAAAGAATAATGGCTGTTTAAAAACTATTAGATATTGAATTTTTCGCTACAAATCTGTAGAATCAAATAAGATCAAAAACATTGAACAACTTAATTTCTATTTGTTATTTAGCTATTGGTTTCACTAATTCAAGGGAAAAATTTTTTTGAATAATTTCTTACGCCTTCTCGAGTTTATAACTTCCTTAATTGCCACAACGGTTCTAATGAACGCTCAATGGGTACAAACAATCGGCCCTTATGGTGGGAATATCACATCGCTTGTAGTAACAGAAAAAAGCATTTATGCTGGTACATCAGGAGGAGGCGGAATATACTTGTCAACTAATAATGGTGAAAGTTGGGAGCCGATAGGATTATCTAATAAAGATATTGGAGTTTTGATGTCTTCGGGGATGTATATTTGGGCGGGTACACAGGGACATGGAATATTTTGTTCAACTGATAATGGTGCAAATTGGAGAGAAGTTAATAATGGCTTGACTAATAAATATATGCTCAGCTTTACAATATCCGGAGCAAATGCATTTGCGGGGACTACCAATGGTATTTTTTTATCGACAAATAATGGAAATAGTTGGAAGCAAATTAGTAATGGATTAACTAATAATGATATACGTGCTCTTGCTTCAATGGACGGAAAAATATTCGCAGGGACACCGGATGGAGTTTATATTAAGGAAGATAGCGGCACAGCTTGGAAAAAAGCAAATAATGGATTGACAAATACATACATCAATGCCTTAGTAACTCAATCAGGATGTGTTATTGCCGGTACGCGTAACGGATTATTTAGAACGTCTGATAATGGAATAAACTGGAATATAGTAGGAAGGTCAGATAAGGAATTTACTGCGTTATCAACTGATGGAGTAAGTATTGTTGCCGGAACAGGTTATACAATAAATGATATCGATAAAAGCGATGGAATATATCAGTCAATTGACAATACTGGATTATTTTGGATTCAAGTTGGAGCTAATAATACAGTCGTCAATGCTCTAACAGTACTTGGTAAGAATATATTTTCTGCAACGCAACACGGAATAGATGTATATAATGGCATATCAAAGTAATAAAGAGCAAATCGTTCTGGAGCGGAAGGATTTATATTGCAGGCCGTGTTCTCATATCGGCGGCAAGACCTGCCCTGAAGGGCATTTACGACGTATGAAAGAGCTTCAGGATGAAGAAATGGTCAAATTAATTCTGGCTTCTTTACGAATATGAGTGAATTGTGAGGGTAATTTCAATTAGATTTATTATATTGAAATGATTAACATATATTCAATACTAAATCTATAAGGAGAAAACCACGGTGGATAATTCTATAGAGAATAATATAACATCATATTCCAGTAACATTCGCACGTTTGAAGAGTTAGAGCAAATTAGCACCGAGGGAGAAAAATCGAATGGGTGGTATATATTGTTGGAAGGGAAAATCGGTGTTATTAAACACGACCGGCAGGTGGCCGAATTAAGTAGGCGCGGAGTCGTATTCGGTGAATTGAGTTTTATCCTTAATACTCCACAAACTGTTTCGCTTGTTGCACTCGAGACAACAAAAGCAGTGCATTTCGATATGCCTCTAGATCAGCTCATTACAGAATATCCCGATGTAACAAAAAAAGTACTCATCAATCTTGCCGAACGCCTGGCGAAAACGACCGAAGATTATATTTCATTTGTTGAAAAGGATATCAAACCTCTGTAAAAAAAATATATCTATGGCCGCTTGTCATAGATAGATTGCTAGGGTAAAGGTGTCGGTGGAGTTTGAAAAGGCTTGGAGAAATCTAAGCCTTTCTTGTTCATGGATCGATGGTGGACGTTGAATCAAAATTGAATTTTCCGTACTATAACTAAGGATCACAAAAATTCCATGGCCCCGTAGCTCAGGTGGATAGAGCAACAGCCTTCTAAGCTGTGGGTCGCGTGTTCGAGTCACGCCGGGGTCACACGATCTCATCATGGTTTTAGAGATCGAGCTATCTTAAAAACTTTCAGCGATGAACAGGAGCCTCCAATGATGGAGGCTTTTGTGTCTCTACTATCGTTCCCAATATTGTCTCTCTGGTTGCGATATACTATATTAAAACATCAATGAAACATTATACATGCTGAAAAGAAATCAAAGAGAACGAATATTTATGGCTGATCGGCAATACTGGTGGTTTTTCAAAGGTTTTGATGTGAGAAACAACAAGGTGTGGTCCCGCTCGTATACGGAATGCGATCTAGATGAGCTGGCAAAATCCAGTTCTACTCCTTTATATCTTACGAACGGAAAAAGAATTGAAGATAAAGCGAGACTCATCAGGGAAGCTTTCACAAAAAATTATACAGGTATTGTCGATATTCATTATGCCGTAAAGGCAAATTACTGCCCTCAAATTCTTGATCTTATTGCGATGCTTGGTTTGGGCGCAGACGTCGTTTCTCCCAACGAGGCAATTCTTGCAGAACAGCGTGGAATTTCCAGACAGAGAATCATGTTTACTGGAACGTCTGTTTCCAAAGAAGATCTAGAACAACTTGTGAAGTTCGGTAATTATAAAATCGACATTGATTCAAATTCACAACTTAAAAAACTTGGAGAGCACAGGGACGAATGGAATATTCAAGGCTTACATCTTTCCATACGATTGAATCCTAATGTTGGCGCCGGTCATAATCCTGATGTTATCACTGCCGGCTCAAAAAATGAAGAGGGTGTTCCAATAAAGTTCGGAATAGAGCAGAACAAAATTGTTGATACATTTCTGGATGCGCGTGAGTATGGATTTCATCCCGATACCCTGCACATCCATATTGGTTCCGGCTGGCTTGGGAATGATGTTGATAGTTTCAGAATCGCTTTGCAGAATACTCTTGAAGTTATCAATGAATTAAAGAAACACAATTTTACCAACCTGAATCTCAATGTTGGCGGAGGTCCCGGTATCAGATATAGAGAGTCTCAAAAATCTTTTCCCTTTAATACGTATGCCGCGATGATCAGTGAAGAAATAGAAAAGAACGGAGTTGCAATAAACAAATTAATTGTCGAGCCGGGCAGAAGTTTAGTCGGAGATTCAACGATTCTCTTAACGAAGGTGAATACTGTTGAGGAGAAGAATGGCTTACTCCATGCCTATACTGATGCAAGTATGGGGACATTGATTCGGCCAAAACTCTATCATGCATATCATGAAATAATTAATGTATCAAATCCAAACGGTCCTCTCAGCGTGTATGCTATTGACGGTAATGTCTGCGAAACGGGTGATACCTTCACGCAAGATCAACCGAGGGAAATTCCTGAGATTCGAGAGGGGGATGTGTTAGGTATTCTTGATACCGGCGCCTATGGTGATGTCATGTCTTCAGCATATTGCTTAAGAAGTAGAGCAAATATTCTGATGGTGCACAATGGCAAACTTATTAAGTGTTCAAAAGGTATTGAAGACTTGGACCAGATACTGCACCGGTTTAACGTTGATACGAGATTAGAGCGTTAACGAAACGATGAATAAAAATCTTAAAATGAATCTTCTCACACCCAAGCTCTGCTTGGGAGTTTTTTTCCCGGAAGCTCAGCTTCTATATTTATTATGAGGCAGGGCTTCAATCCTGTTCGTTCCCAAACTGAGTTTGGGAACGAGGTGATTATAAAACTGTATACATTTGAGGTTGCTATGAAACGCTTCTATGCTCTGATTTTTATCATACCTGTTTTTCTATATGGTCAACCTTCACAAAAAACCCTCACCGTCGAAGACATTTTTCATTCATCAAAATTCAGCGGAAAGTCTGTTGCAGGAATTCATTGGATGATGAATGGTGCACAGTTCTCTTATCAACAGTTTGATACAAATACTCAAACGGAAAATATTTTCACTTTTCGGTGTTCGGATGGATCGCGATCCCTGCAGGTTAATGCATCACTCCTGAAGCTGCATCCAGATGATCCGCCTTTTCGATATTTATCCTACCAGTGGTCTTCGCAAGAAGACAAAATCTTATTTGTGTCAGCGCCACCGGACAAACAGTACCTCTCGCGATTAACGCCAGAGGGAAATTACTTTCTCTATGATATTCAAAAGCACACTTTTATTCGCTTAACAAATGTCAATGAATCACAATTCAATCATAAATTTTCTCCGGATGGAACAAAACTTGGGTTCGTCCGCGGGAACAACATACTTGTTCTCGATCTCGCCTCCGGCATCGAAACACAGCTTACCCATGATGGGGCAGAGCATGTGATCAATGGAAAATTTGATTGGGTGTATGAGGAAGAATTTGGAATATCGGATGGATGGCAATGGTCGCCTGATGGGAAACATATCGCCTTCTGGCAGCTTGATGAAAACAGGGTGCCGAACTTCAAGATGACAGATTTTATGACGGAGAACGATGATGATATTGTCATGAAATACCCCAAACCCGGTGATCCGAATTCCATCGTCAAAATTGGCGTCGTTTCTCTTGAATCTAAAAATATTACGTGGATGGATATTGGTCCGGATAATGATATGTATGTTCCTCGAATACAGTGGTCACCTGATGGGAACACTCTTGCCATTCAGCGGTTGAATCGTCTTCAAAACAAGCTTGATATATTGTTAAGTAATATCGAAACTGGAAAATCTCGAATTCTTCACACTGAGGAAGAGAAGACATGGATTGAAGAAGGATATGAATTCCGATTTC
This window contains:
- a CDS encoding tetratricopeptide repeat protein codes for the protein MKRQIITFVLIFGCLQQISLSQTQKSATDWYKSALDKYYHNDYQGAIADYDTAISLRPDFYLAFSSRGLAKSNLEDFQGALADCNKAIKLKPDFAEAYNNRGIAKSGLEDYQGAIADWTKAIKLKPDNASAYNNRGNAKERLKDYLGAVLDYNRAISINPDNAGAYANRGASYLGLNLKDKALEDFNRATMRGHDVPQELLDKCKVDVDTTKGNVSVDTTK
- a CDS encoding cyclic nucleotide-binding domain-containing protein, which codes for MDNSIENNITSYSSNIRTFEELEQISTEGEKSNGWYILLEGKIGVIKHDRQVAELSRRGVVFGELSFILNTPQTVSLVALETTKAVHFDMPLDQLITEYPDVTKKVLINLAERLAKTTEDYISFVEKDIKPL
- the lysA gene encoding diaminopimelate decarboxylase, producing the protein MADRQYWWFFKGFDVRNNKVWSRSYTECDLDELAKSSSTPLYLTNGKRIEDKARLIREAFTKNYTGIVDIHYAVKANYCPQILDLIAMLGLGADVVSPNEAILAEQRGISRQRIMFTGTSVSKEDLEQLVKFGNYKIDIDSNSQLKKLGEHRDEWNIQGLHLSIRLNPNVGAGHNPDVITAGSKNEEGVPIKFGIEQNKIVDTFLDAREYGFHPDTLHIHIGSGWLGNDVDSFRIALQNTLEVINELKKHNFTNLNLNVGGGPGIRYRESQKSFPFNTYAAMISEEIEKNGVAINKLIVEPGRSLVGDSTILLTKVNTVEEKNGLLHAYTDASMGTLIRPKLYHAYHEIINVSNPNGPLSVYAIDGNVCETGDTFTQDQPREIPEIREGDVLGILDTGAYGDVMSSAYCLRSRANILMVHNGKLIKCSKGIEDLDQILHRFNVDTRLER
- a CDS encoding lamin tail domain-containing protein, with protein sequence MKTKTHVLTAMVAIFCLIGGTATAWGQIAAWDFTGAGTTSLPTYAATTFDAHLVSTSGANNITRGAAASWSNASNSFRTTGFKNEGISSSNTDYFQITLTAVSGYAVSLLTIDAKYSGTQTFVGSSGVTSQFAYSVDGTNFTLISSSFNLSGSVPLTMAQIDLSGITALQNVAAGTTITIRYYASGQTTTGGWGFYSSTSGQNGLTIGGTVTNSSAPVISTVGTLSSFGNIIVGNHSAEQSYTISGTNLTDDIIVTSPTDFEISQTSGSGFSTNPITLTQAGGIVSTTTIYVRFSPLNTGVKSVNITNASTGAITQNIALSGTGININTSDIIENTGFTYPTNIAYENYQATDIVGGSSDIEIAQFTIRDGGASAERDSFGTILNSITFNITNFSFIRRIALYDGATEVGTEAAGASSVTFSGFAISAVDGGTKDFSIRVSLNTTVTDNQKIQLTVSGAAADLTGSLFATSNAGGAASSIIGDNNKIEVTATRLVNTTNKPPASVYINVPFIVEIKATDINNNTDLDAVHSITLTRTTGTGTLTSATSLTQSMSSGVYSWSDVAYNTVESFVITAAASGLTSAVSGSISCLNIPVANHVVIAEIYGGGGNSGAPYTNDYIVLYNPTISSIDLTGWSVQYNSAASTTTTWQVTNLSGSILANSYYLIQEGTGGAVGTVLPHTPIVTGSINMNGTAGKVVLSNSTTAFTVQAPSGSSVIDFVGYGSSANAYEGTGYAYAPSNTSSIRRKSNAGTNVYGSANGYDGDDNSLDFYVESNLTANSPLPVELISFAAVAQKMSAQLKWITATETDNYGFEIERREIGENGWQKVGFVRGAGTSNSVHAYTYADSNLSSGKYAYRLKQIDNGGACKYSSSTELEMSMPKELKLFGNFPNPFNPSTKVQFTVPVNGNVRLCVYNVVGQEVMTLFDGVAKAGKLYETTFNASCMATGLYFCVLEFGNQRITHKMLMTK